A single window of Martelella sp. NC20 DNA harbors:
- a CDS encoding DUF2267 domain-containing protein: MNTTISGFTQAADQAQEWVNELAEDLGWSERRAHRLLRSVLHALRDWLPEAEMADLAAQLPALVRGIYFEGWKPLETPVRDRRKEQFVARIQHDMASDPLDEPDWAIAAVFGLLDRHLDQGEIAQVRTSMKKALRQLWPTH, translated from the coding sequence ATGAACACCACAATCTCAGGCTTCACGCAGGCTGCGGACCAGGCTCAGGAATGGGTCAATGAACTCGCCGAGGATCTGGGCTGGAGCGAACGGCGCGCCCACCGCCTTCTCAGATCTGTTTTGCACGCGCTGCGTGACTGGCTGCCCGAAGCGGAAATGGCTGACCTCGCCGCGCAACTCCCCGCGCTTGTGCGCGGCATCTACTTCGAGGGCTGGAAGCCCTTGGAGACCCCGGTCCGCGATCGCCGCAAGGAGCAGTTCGTCGCACGCATCCAACACGACATGGCGAGCGACCCCCTCGACGAGCCGGATTGGGCGATCGCCGCAGTTTTCGGGTTGCTCGACCGTCATCTCGACCAAGGCGAAATCGCGCAGGTCCGCACCTCTATGAAGAAGGCGCTCCGCCAACTCTGGCCGACGCATTGA
- a CDS encoding Crp/Fnr family transcriptional regulator, with translation MEAQHTILPIRGARCSALRCSVCANASATLKHELSRLARIRTYRAGETVLAEAEEMGFVGNVVSGVLRMQKTLHDGRQQIVGLLLPSDMFGRVFARRSHVAIEAATDVTLCCYNRASFEGLLLRFPEIEHRMFIAMSHELDAAQDWMLLLATQSVTERVATFLLILSNNQGMIGSRDNRAASFIQVPIARKDMAAYLGTTVESISRSIRQMGRGAVIRIIDAQRFEILNLRRLLTISGHDLEDFAPPNTQLQRAG, from the coding sequence ATGGAAGCTCAGCACACAATACTTCCCATTCGTGGCGCCAGGTGTTCCGCACTCAGGTGCTCCGTTTGCGCCAACGCTTCCGCAACGTTGAAGCATGAACTGTCGCGGCTTGCCAGGATTCGGACGTATCGCGCTGGTGAGACGGTGCTGGCGGAGGCCGAAGAGATGGGCTTCGTCGGCAATGTCGTTTCCGGCGTTCTTCGCATGCAGAAGACGCTTCATGACGGTCGCCAGCAGATCGTCGGCCTGCTGCTGCCATCAGACATGTTCGGGCGGGTCTTCGCGCGCCGTTCGCACGTTGCCATAGAGGCGGCCACGGACGTTACGCTCTGCTGCTACAACCGCGCGAGCTTCGAAGGTCTGCTTCTCCGCTTTCCGGAAATCGAGCACCGGATGTTCATTGCAATGTCGCACGAGTTGGACGCGGCACAGGACTGGATGCTGTTGTTGGCCACCCAGTCCGTCACCGAGCGGGTCGCCACATTCCTGCTGATCCTGAGCAACAACCAGGGCATGATCGGTTCACGCGACAACCGCGCGGCATCTTTCATTCAGGTGCCGATCGCGAGAAAAGACATGGCCGCCTACCTCGGCACCACGGTCGAATCCATTAGCCGCTCGATCCGGCAGATGGGCCGCGGTGCCGTGATCCGGATCATTGACGCGCAACGCTTCGAAATCCTGAACCTGCGGCGCCTGCTGACCATTTCTGGCCATGATCTGGAGGATTTCGCGCCGCCAAATACACAATTGCAGCGCGCCGGTTGA
- a CDS encoding GMC family oxidoreductase has product MQNYTETIETDIVIVGAGSAGCTLAGRLSEDGHTQVTVLEAGGKDSNPWIHIPIGYGKTIVDARLNWRYETENGPEIANRPMYWPRGKVLGGSSSINGLLYIRGQAEDYDHWRQLGNAGWSYDDVLPYFRKAEDQENGENEFHGVGGPLAVTNLRERNPLCEAFIASAVEAGIPRNDDFNGAVQEGVGYYQTTTRNARRCSAAVAYLRPAMKRTNLRVITRAETQRIVFEGKRAVGVVFERTGKRTLIRARREVIISAGSINSPKLLLLSGVGPAAELARHGIELVHDLPGVGENLQDHYGALVTYKSRLAVTVNDIMMSRMKQLQAGLQYILARSGPLTISAAQVGAFAKSDPRLATPDIQFLFQTFSHDEYDDGLHPFSGFANAVCPVRPESRGTLRLRSANPADMPLMQPNYLSAETDRHVLVEAIKLSRKVAEKGAIAAQIIAEYAPGDQVRSDDEILAYARETGLSIAHQVGTCKMGQDPLAVVDSELRVHGLSGLRVIDASIMPTLISGNTNAPTIMIAEKAADMIRGQAA; this is encoded by the coding sequence ATGCAAAATTATACGGAAACCATCGAAACCGATATCGTGATCGTTGGCGCCGGCTCGGCAGGCTGCACACTGGCCGGACGGCTGAGCGAGGATGGTCATACACAGGTGACCGTACTGGAGGCCGGGGGCAAGGACAGCAATCCCTGGATTCATATCCCGATCGGCTACGGCAAGACGATCGTCGACGCGCGCCTCAACTGGCGTTACGAGACCGAAAACGGCCCAGAGATTGCGAACCGGCCCATGTACTGGCCACGCGGCAAGGTGCTTGGCGGCTCCTCCTCGATCAACGGCCTTCTCTATATCCGTGGCCAGGCGGAGGATTACGACCACTGGCGCCAGCTTGGCAATGCCGGCTGGTCCTATGACGATGTCCTGCCCTATTTCCGCAAGGCCGAGGACCAGGAAAACGGCGAGAACGAATTCCACGGCGTCGGAGGGCCGTTGGCGGTCACCAATCTCAGGGAACGCAATCCCCTGTGCGAAGCCTTCATCGCCAGCGCCGTCGAGGCCGGCATCCCGCGAAACGACGATTTCAATGGCGCCGTTCAGGAGGGCGTCGGTTACTACCAGACCACGACGCGGAACGCCCGCCGATGCTCGGCAGCCGTGGCATATCTAAGGCCGGCGATGAAGCGGACCAATCTGCGCGTGATCACCCGCGCCGAAACCCAGCGCATTGTGTTTGAGGGCAAGCGCGCCGTCGGCGTGGTCTTCGAGCGCACGGGAAAACGCACGTTGATCAGGGCGCGGCGCGAGGTCATCATCAGTGCCGGATCGATCAACTCGCCAAAGCTGCTGCTGCTCTCGGGCGTCGGTCCCGCGGCCGAACTGGCGCGGCACGGCATCGAACTCGTGCACGACCTGCCGGGCGTCGGCGAGAACCTGCAGGATCATTACGGCGCGCTTGTCACCTACAAGAGCCGCCTTGCGGTGACGGTCAACGATATCATGATGAGCCGGATGAAGCAGTTGCAGGCGGGATTGCAATATATCCTGGCGCGCAGCGGACCGCTGACGATTTCCGCCGCACAGGTCGGCGCCTTCGCCAAGTCGGATCCGCGGCTCGCCACGCCCGATATCCAGTTCCTGTTCCAGACCTTCAGCCATGACGAGTATGATGACGGCCTGCATCCGTTTTCGGGCTTCGCCAATGCCGTCTGTCCGGTAAGGCCGGAAAGCCGGGGAACGCTCAGGCTGCGTTCGGCCAATCCGGCCGACATGCCGCTGATGCAGCCCAACTACCTGTCGGCCGAGACCGACAGGCATGTGCTCGTTGAAGCCATAAAACTGTCGCGCAAGGTGGCCGAAAAAGGCGCGATCGCCGCCCAGATCATCGCCGAATACGCGCCTGGCGACCAGGTGCGCTCCGATGACGAGATTCTCGCCTATGCACGGGAGACAGGACTTTCGATCGCGCATCAGGTGGGCACCTGCAAGATGGGGCAGGACCCTCTCGCGGTGGTCGACAGTGAACTCAGGGTCCACGGTCTTTCCGGATTGCGCGTCATCGATGCCTCGATCATGCCGACGCTGATCTCCGGCAACACCAACGCACCGACGATCATGATCGCAGAAAAAGCCGCGGATATGATCCGCGGTCAGGCCGCCTGA
- a CDS encoding GMC family oxidoreductase, producing the protein MLDGQSFDYIVVGAGSAGCVLAARLSEDRKSTVLLLEAGGNDSSFWIHIPVGYGKTIVDPRVNWKFKTEPNPALRGREIYWPRGRVLGGSSSINGLIYIRGQAEDYDHWRQLGNTGWSYDDVLPYFRKAEDQENGANEHHGRGGPLAVTNLTERNPLCDAFIGAAGAQGIPRNDDFNGATQEGAGYFQATVRNGRRASAATSYLRPAMRRPNLTVATHAEAERILFDGRVATGVRFRRNEAVLEVKARREVILAAGSVKSPHLMMLSGVGDAEALSGHGIASVHHLPGVGKNLQDHYGGQITWKCNQPITMNDVMMSRFRKLRVGLQWLLTRKGPLSVPAGQAGLFTRVLPESASPDLQFLFQTFSGGYYEDGLFKFSGFANFLCPVRPASRGEIALRSSDPFDQPKLSPNYFSDERDRRIAVEGLKLARRMAASKPLADFVIAEHLPGAETATDAEIEAYLVQNGGCVSHQVGTCKMGTDAMAVVDPELKVHGVERLRVVDASIMPTLISGNTNAPTIMIAEKAADLIRRRAA; encoded by the coding sequence GTGCTCGACGGACAGAGTTTCGATTACATCGTCGTAGGCGCAGGCTCGGCCGGTTGCGTACTCGCGGCGCGGCTGAGCGAAGACCGGAAATCGACAGTGCTGCTGCTGGAGGCAGGCGGAAACGATTCAAGCTTCTGGATTCACATTCCTGTCGGTTACGGCAAAACCATCGTCGACCCCAGAGTCAACTGGAAATTCAAGACCGAACCCAATCCCGCACTCCGCGGCCGGGAGATCTACTGGCCGCGCGGCCGGGTTCTCGGCGGATCATCGTCGATCAACGGCCTGATCTACATTCGCGGCCAGGCAGAGGATTATGATCACTGGCGTCAGCTCGGCAATACCGGCTGGTCCTATGACGACGTATTGCCTTATTTCCGCAAGGCCGAGGACCAGGAAAACGGCGCCAACGAACATCACGGCCGCGGCGGCCCGCTTGCGGTGACCAATCTTACCGAGCGCAACCCGCTCTGTGACGCGTTCATCGGTGCGGCCGGCGCGCAGGGCATTCCGCGCAACGACGATTTCAACGGCGCCACGCAGGAAGGCGCCGGCTATTTTCAGGCAACCGTCAGAAATGGCCGGCGCGCTTCGGCGGCAACATCCTATCTCAGGCCAGCGATGAGGCGGCCCAATCTCACCGTGGCCACCCATGCCGAGGCGGAACGCATCCTGTTCGACGGGCGTGTCGCCACCGGCGTTCGCTTTCGCCGAAACGAGGCGGTGCTGGAGGTGAAGGCGCGCCGCGAGGTCATCCTCGCCGCGGGCTCGGTCAAGTCGCCGCACCTGATGATGCTTTCGGGCGTCGGCGATGCGGAAGCCCTTTCCGGGCACGGCATCGCCAGTGTTCATCATCTGCCGGGCGTCGGCAAGAACCTGCAGGACCATTACGGCGGGCAGATCACCTGGAAATGCAACCAGCCGATCACCATGAATGACGTGATGATGAGCCGGTTCCGCAAGCTGCGCGTCGGGCTGCAATGGCTGCTGACGCGCAAGGGACCGCTGTCGGTGCCCGCGGGACAGGCCGGCCTGTTCACCCGCGTGCTGCCGGAATCGGCCTCGCCGGACCTGCAATTCCTGTTCCAGACCTTTTCCGGCGGCTATTATGAGGATGGGCTGTTCAAGTTTTCCGGCTTTGCCAATTTCCTCTGCCCCGTCCGCCCGGCAAGCCGCGGCGAAATCGCGCTGCGGTCGTCCGATCCGTTCGACCAGCCGAAACTCTCGCCGAACTATTTCTCCGACGAACGCGATCGCCGCATCGCGGTCGAGGGGCTGAAGCTTGCCCGGCGCATGGCCGCAAGCAAGCCGCTTGCCGATTTCGTGATCGCGGAACATCTGCCGGGCGCGGAGACGGCCACCGACGCCGAGATCGAGGCCTATCTGGTCCAGAACGGCGGCTGCGTCTCGCATCAGGTCGGCACCTGCAAGATGGGCACCGATGCGATGGCGGTCGTCGATCCGGAACTGAAGGTGCACGGGGTGGAGCGACTGCGCGTGGTCGATGCCTCGATCATGCCGACCCTGATCTCGGGCAATACCAACGCACCAACGATCATGATCGCCGAAAAGGCGGCGGACCTTATCCGGAGGCGGGCAGCATGA